The Nitrospira defluvii DNA segment CACGTGAGTCGATCGCTGCACAGTAAACTTCTCAATGCGAGTCGGCAATGGAATCGGACCCACCACCCTCGCTCCGCTACGCCTGACCGTTTCCACAATTTCCACCACAGACTGATCAAGCACGCGGTAATCGAATCCGCGCAACCTGATACGAATTCTTTGATCGACTTTCACGCTCAACTCCTCACATGCCGACCTGACGGCCGGAACATCACTACGCTAGAATTTCCGTGAC contains these protein-coding regions:
- the rpsJ gene encoding 30S ribosomal protein S10 is translated as MKVDQRIRIRLRGFDYRVLDQSVVEIVETVRRSGARVVGPIPLPTRIEKFTVQRSTHVDKKSREQFEIRTHKRLLDIMEPTPETMDSLMKLNLAAGVDVEIKL